One genomic segment of Perognathus longimembris pacificus isolate PPM17 unplaced genomic scaffold, ASM2315922v1 HiC_scaffold_5662, whole genome shotgun sequence includes these proteins:
- the LOC125345426 gene encoding cytoplasmic FMR1-interacting protein 2-like, translating to MAIQWAAQFLRKMADPQSIQESQNLSMFLANHNRITQCLHQQLEVIPGYEELLADIVNICVDYYENKMYLTPSEKHMLLKVMGFGLYLMDGNVSNIYKLDAKKRINLSKIDKFFKQLQVVPLFGDMQIELARYIKTSAHYEENKSKWTCTQSSISPQYNICEQMVQIRDDHIRFISELARYSNSEVVTGSGLTSQKSDEEYQELFDLALRGLQLLSKWSAHVMEVYSWKLVHPTDKFCNKDCPGTAEEYERATRYNYTSEEKFAFVEVGADPAPNPGHRPRPSA from the exons atggctattCAATG GGCAGCCCAGTTCCTGAGGAAGATGGCCGACCCCCAGTCCATCCAGGAATCGCAGAACCTCTCCATGTTCCTGGCCAACCACAACCGCATCACCCAG TGTCTCCACCAGCAGCTGGAGGTGATCCCGGGCTACGAGGAGCTGCTGGCCGACATCGTGAACATCTGCGTGGATTACTACGAGAACAAGATGTACCTGACGCCCAGCGAGAAGCACATGCTGCTcaag GTGATGGGCTTCGGCCTCTATCTGATGGATGGGAACGTCAGCAACATTTACAAGCTGGATGCCAAGAAGAGAATCAACCTTAGCAAAATCGACAAGTTCTTCAAG CAGCTGCAGGTGGTGCCTCTGTTCGGGGACATGCAGATCGAGCTGGCCAGATACATTAAGACCAGCGCTCACTACGAGGAGAACAAATCCAA GTGGACCTGCACCCAAAGCAGCATCAGCCCCCAGTACAACATCTGCGAGCAGATGGTGCAGATCCGGGACGACCACATCCGCTTCATCTCCGAGCTGGCCCGCTACAGCAACAGCGAG gtggtgaccGGCTCGGGGCTGACAAGCCAGAAGTCGGACGAGGAGTACCAGGAGCTCTTTGACCTGGCGCTGCGGGGCCTGCAGCTCCTATCCAAGTGGAGTGCCCACGTCATGGAGGTG TACTCTTGGAAGCTGGTTCACCCCACAGACAAGTTCTGCAACAAGGACTGCCCGGGCACGGCGGAGGAATACGAGAGAGCCACGCGCTACAACTACACCAGTGAGGAGAAGTTCGCCTTCGTGGAGGTAGGCGCCGACCCGGCCCCGAACCCTGGCCACAGGCCACGGCCCTCG gcatga